From the genome of Desulfobaculum xiamenense, one region includes:
- a CDS encoding response regulator, which yields MAQILIAEDDYVAQLTVSKMVSKLGHVPFVSPNGRHAYEALKAANTFHLLITDIMMPEMDGQQLIKTLRGDSQFMDLPIIIMSAVVGVKDISNLLELGATFFLAKPMQEQELAHYIARCLE from the coding sequence ATGGCACAAATACTCATTGCAGAAGACGACTACGTGGCGCAGCTCACGGTTTCGAAAATGGTCAGCAAACTCGGGCATGTTCCCTTCGTTAGCCCCAATGGGAGACATGCCTACGAGGCGCTCAAGGCCGCCAACACGTTCCATCTGCTCATCACGGACATCATGATGCCCGAAATGGATGGGCAGCAGCTCATCAAGACGCTTAGGGGCGACAGCCAGTTCATGGATCTTCCGATCATCATCATGTCCGCGGTGGTCGGGGTGAAGGACATAAGCAACCTGCTGGAACTTGGTGCGACGTTCTTTTTGGCCAAGCCCATGCAGGAGCAGGAGCTGGCCCACTACATCGCGCGCTGTCTTGAGTGA
- a CDS encoding response regulator: protein MMRALVVEDDFVSREVLRKHLAPFFDVNIVVNGEEAVSAFRMASEERRPYNLVVMDIMMPVLDGLSALKRIREFEAERDLDPVTVIMATALSDPKTVMQSFNGCAAAGYIVKPYDGEKIRDQLVRAGFIFE, encoded by the coding sequence ATGATGCGAGCCCTTGTGGTGGAGGACGATTTCGTATCGCGTGAGGTTTTGCGGAAGCATCTTGCGCCGTTTTTCGACGTCAACATCGTCGTCAACGGTGAGGAGGCCGTGTCGGCATTCCGCATGGCGAGCGAGGAGCGTCGGCCATACAATCTTGTTGTCATGGACATCATGATGCCTGTGCTCGACGGCTTGTCGGCCCTGAAGCGCATCCGCGAGTTCGAGGCCGAGCGCGATCTCGACCCCGTGACGGTCATCATGGCCACAGCGCTTTCGGACCCGAAGACCGTGATGCAGTCCTTCAACGGGTGTGCGGCTGCCGGGTATATCGTGAAGCCATACGATGGCGAGAAGATTCGCGATCAACTCGTGCGCGCGGGGTTCATCTTCGAGTGA
- a CDS encoding Hpt domain-containing protein: protein MSESDEMVTEFYSQVNDDFYPLIMEGTDLLGQGRVQDGIEVLARPLHTIKGVTGFMSGFEIASTFTHKVESFLKKLQAGELEHSEENITAAMHAVTHVFQLLDQIREMGEPDKGEMDSVLDRLEKASGGGEGAATAAVGSVDIESSDGCMVARVSMPRVHLDAHREILRAALGAVDSGMRVVVDLSEVLTMNRAGFETLEEFAGRLDLRVSGMGPGCKGTFYGWGFDSSIRVQGVAPDTGPTPDDNGGLN, encoded by the coding sequence ATGAGCGAAAGTGATGAGATGGTCACGGAATTCTATTCGCAGGTGAACGACGATTTCTATCCGCTGATTATGGAGGGGACCGATCTGCTCGGTCAGGGGCGCGTGCAGGACGGGATAGAGGTTCTTGCGCGCCCGCTGCACACCATCAAGGGTGTTACGGGATTTATGAGCGGATTCGAGATCGCCTCCACCTTCACCCACAAGGTCGAGAGCTTTCTCAAGAAATTGCAGGCGGGCGAACTGGAGCACAGCGAGGAGAACATTACCGCCGCCATGCATGCCGTGACGCACGTTTTCCAGTTGCTGGACCAGATTCGCGAGATGGGCGAGCCGGACAAGGGCGAGATGGATTCCGTCCTCGACCGGCTGGAGAAGGCCTCCGGTGGCGGCGAGGGGGCTGCGACGGCTGCTGTCGGCAGCGTGGATATCGAAAGTTCCGATGGATGCATGGTGGCGCGCGTGTCGATGCCGCGCGTGCATCTGGACGCGCACCGGGAGATTCTGCGTGCCGCGCTTGGCGCTGTGGACTCCGGCATGCGCGTCGTCGTCGACCTTTCTGAAGTCCTCACCATGAACCGCGCCGGATTCGAGACGCTCGAAGAGTTCGCCGGACGCCTCGACCTGCGTGTGTCCGGCATGGGCCCCGGATGCAAGGGAACATTTTACGGCTGGGGGTTCGATTCATCGATTCGCGTGCAGGGCGTCGCGCCGGATACCGGCCCCACGCCCGATGACAATGGCGGGCTGAACTGA